The window CCTCTTGGCCGCGGGCTCGTCGCCTCGTGGGTTCGCGTATCCCGCTGCGCTTCATCCACCTTGGCAAAAAGGGGATCTCGAGCGCGGGGAATTTTGTGCACCGGCGGGGCGTGAATGTGAGGCTTCATTCCTTCAGGCGAAACAATGCGATCGATTCTACGGCGCATGACCTCGTAGCACTCGCATGCCGCTGCTTCGAGCCGCGGTCTGTCAATCTCGATCAAGCCCCGCCGATTGGATCGGATAGCACGCGACGTCCGGAGCTTGTGCACGACGTGCGTCACGGTCGTTCGACGTACTCCAAGCAACTCCGAAAGCGCCTCTTGCGTCAGCGGCAGGAATTCACTGTCAACTCGATCGTGGATGTGGAGCAGCCACCGGGCCAAGCGGGCCTCGACCGAGTGCAGCGCATTGCAGGCGGCCACGTGCTGGAATTGTGTCAATAGCGCCCTGGTGTAGATCTGGACCACGTGTTTGATAGCGTCACTACGGCCGAGAGCCGCCTGAAATCCTCTTGGAGAAATTTGCAATGAGGTTCCGGCCACGCGCACGACCGCCGTCACCGGAGAACGGGAGGGTCCCAGCGCGGACAAGATGCCCACGGCTCCCTCATTCCCGATGACCGCGGTTGCGACCGTTTGTCCGTTCGGCATGTCCATTATGAACGCGATCGTCCCGCTGAGGGGGAAATAGATCTGTTCAAACCGGTCTCCCGACCGAACCAGCACTGCGTCGCGTTCAAGCGATACTTTCCGGAGGTGGGGAGCGAGCAAATCAAAATCTGCTGCCGGCAACGCAGCTAACAGTCGATTACCTACCCTGGTAGTGGGCTCCATCACGGGAAAGCTCCTTCCCTCGACGGACGCACTGCTCTCTACAGAATATTCCTGGCGCCAACTGCGTAAATAACATACCGCGCCTGAATATCAGAACCCACCGCGTCGGATAAAGTTCCAGTGAGCGGCGGGCGCCCCGCCCGGACAGGCCTAATGTCTCTGTTGGGTCAATCGCGTCGCTTTGACCTTGCGTCGACCACTTCCAGCCTTTCCGGAAAGCGGACAAGTTCGAAGCCGGTGGACGCGTCGTATATGTGTCAGAAGCAGACATTTTGGGCAAACCGCAACACGCGCGGCGCGGGTCAAGGTGGGCAACGGAAGCGGACATCACCGCTTCAAAGGTCGTTCGCGATACGGGACCTACGCGTTTCCTGTGACCAACAAGATCAACCCGAGCACGAAGTTCGTTGATACGCGCAAGATCTGGGAAATAAAGTCCAGGTTAAGTCCGGTTTGCCGCCCCAGCATGGGAAGAATAATCAAAATGCCGACAAGGATCAGCATTCCGAAACGCTCAAGCCGAGCCAGTGGAAGCGCCAGGACATCGGGCAGTAATCCAACGGCAATACGGCCTCCGTCCAATGGGGGTAACGGAAGCATGTTGAAAACGGCAAGGACGACGTTGATGATCAGCGCATTCTTGAGATTGTCGGCCGTCCATTGTCCGGCACCGTTCGGCACATAACCGATAAGGTGAAATGCCAATGCGGCGAGCGTTGCCAGCAATATGTTCGTTGCCGGCCCGGCTGCAGCGACCCAAACCATATCGAGCCGCGGGGTACGCAACGCTCGAAAATTCACGGGCACGGGCTTGGCGTAGCCAAACAGGAAAGGTGCGTGAGACAGCAACAGGATTGCCGGCAGCAAGATGGTTCCGAACGGATCAATGTGCTTGATCGGATTGAGGGTCACGCGACCTAGTTTCGATGCCGTATCGTCCCCGAGGTGACGCGCAACGAACGCGTGGGCTGCCTCGTGGAATGTAATCGCGATGAGAAGCGGGAGAAGCCAGGTCGATATCTGATACATTGTGACGCTAGACAGCAAAGACTTTCTCCCAGATGGCCGGATTCGCTGATGCTGCCAATCGAGCGTCAGGATAGAACACCACGGCTCAACACCAAGAGTGTTGGTTTGCCAGTCCCATTGTCGATAGAAAATGGGAATTTTTGAGTTTCGTCCTCAGATATACAGCATCATGACTATCGGCTCCGTCACCAGCAGCGACCAGCTTCGTTACTTCGGGCGCCATCCTGCTGGTCCGCGCCCCGCGTCTCTATCAGCATCTCGTCGTAAGGCAGCGGCCGCTGTAAACCGGGCGCCTCGTTCCACGGCGCACGCATCTAGATATTATGCGATGCTTCGAAGTTTTGTAAATTGCCATCAAGGGCGACGATGGAGCGCGCTATGCCGGCATGACGCCGATCCTAAAGAAGGCCGGAGTGTTACGGACCCTTAAAATTTTTCCGAATGTCGAAGACCGGTCGCTTAAGGGACCGTAGCGTCGTGGGGGCACATCCGGTTTGATCTCCGGCGGGTACTCGCGTCGCGGATCGCTCCGATGCGCTCCGGCGAGAATTAGAGGCAGAGAATGTTCTCCTCAAACCCAAGCGCATTACGATCGATCGGTCGCAAATGCGTGGCATCAAGACAGCGGTAGCCACGATCCTCAAGGCGCTCGATGACCCGTCTGCCGTCGAGCGGCTCGGGGCGGTGCAGATCGGTGAGGATTTCGCACAGGATCGGAACTTTGCGACCGGCTTTTGCCAGTACGCCTTCCATGCCATCGAACACCGCAGCCTCGAAGCCCTCGACGTCGATCTTGATCAGGCCGACGCGATCGAGGTCGATTTTCCGCTCGCGCACATAATCGTCGAAGGCGATAACCTCGACGGTGATATTTTCCGTGAGCTCGCGGGCGTGGTCGAGGAAACCGGCAGCAAGCGAACTCGACCCGATACTGGTGTTGTAATTGTCGAAGTTCTCCGCGCGTGGCCCGACGACGGCCATCGGCAGGGCGCCGGGCCGCGCGCCGCAGGCCACTTGGTTGGCGATGATCCGATAACCAGGATTGAGTTCGGCGAGCCGTCGGACAAAGGAAAAATATTGCGGCACCGGCTCGAAGGCGTGCACTTCGCCGCTTTGACCCACGAGTGGCAAGGCATAGGCCGACCAGTAGCCGCAATTGGCGCCGATATCGACGAAGGTCTTACCAGCAGCGAGGTAGCGATTGAAGATGCGTTCAAGGAACATCTCGTGGGTGCGGAAGAAATATTTCTTCATTACGAGATGCAAGGACATGTCGATCTCGTACTGCACGCCCCTGAACCACATGGCCGTGAGGCCCGTCGGCGGCGTACTGAACTGCTCGATAGCGCGGCGGCGTACGATATCGGCGAGCTTGAGCGGATCGCTCGACGCATATTTGAGGAGGAAGCGGGCGGTCTTCGGAGAAAGCATGGCTCGGCCTCGTAAGCATGATGTGCTAAGCGCGCGGGCAGCCTGAACCCGTGAGTTGACCAATCTGTGGCATCGTCGTTCGAGAGCCTGCAGCTTAGAGGCTGGTCATCATTCGATATCCGACCGCCGCCACACCCCAATGATTCGTCCAGTTCTTGGGTCATCATCTTCGCGCAGGATTTCGAAGGGCTGTGGAAGGTTAAATGGAGGTGCACACAAGTTTAGGTGGCGCACTTGACCATACTTGATGTCGGTATTTTGTTGCGCATTTGGATAGGTCGTGGCCAATAAATAGCGAATAGAGGACCGCCGAAACTGATTGATGACAATCCAGATGGCTTCGTCGGGAAAGTGGATCATCAAATCGCGCGCAAGCCACGCATCGATTTCTGGAAGACGGTCGCGAAGAACGTCGAGCTCCAGGAACTCGATATTGGGATACTTCCGGCGATTCTCGATGATGAGATCGTGAACAATGTCGGCCCCAATATATTTAAAACTCGATGGCCAATTGACATGTCTCATCCAGTGAAAGTCGCCACATGGCGCGTCAAGCAGCGATCGGATGGAATGGCGGTGCGCAAAATCTTTCAGCTCAGCCCTGACTGACACCGTCCTGTTCAGTTCTGCGCCCCAGCCGCTACGGCTCTCGGAGTTGTTCCACCAGTTTCTTCTGAAAATATTCGTGAAGACCTGTTTCGGGCTATCAGCTCCGAGACTGTCCACCGTCATTTTCTCGTTGATGATTGAGCGCAGCCTATGCGGCGCGTTGTTTCGGATTGCCGCGTAAAGACGTGGCGTGCGTTTCTTGAGTAATAATGCGGTTTTTGTCACTGTTTTTGAAAGACGCATGCCATAATCCCACTCAGCCAAGCGCGCCCGCATGCTGTCGACTTCGTAGCTGCGGGCGACTGTTTAAACGTATCCAGCGCCGTTACCCGTCGCGCATTCGGGATGCCGACAGGAAGACGAAGTAACTGTGCAAGAAACGTTGTCACGTTACTTATCTCGAGCCATTGCACGCCCACATATTGCTATGACACGCGTTCGAAGCTCCCTGAGTGACCGTACTTGAACAGTGCTGTTTGTTCTTAACTTGGCAAAACGACGACGCGCGTATGACTCTTGCTGTCGTCCGGTTATTCTCTGCGGCCGACACTTACGGCAATGCTCAATCAGCGCGCCGGTCCGTTCGTGGAGCGATCGGGGCGCCTGGAGTTTTCGAAGGCTTGTGCGATCGCGTCCCAGAGGGGCTTTCGCTGTAGCCGGTCATCGTAAGGGAGAGGCCGGGGAAGCCGCGTGGTCATCGGGTTTTTCTGTCGCGCTATTCCTCTATAGAACGAATAGTTGTCGGCCAGCTCCCATGTGATAAGTGCCTTGACGGCGGGGTGCCGCAGCGTTGTCTCCAGGAATTGCTGCGCTGTCTTGGCGACAGCTTGGTCGCGGGCCTCGAGGTCATCCGGGAAGGTGTCATCGAGAACATCGAATTCGGTGATGTAGATATCGACGCCAAGACCAGCCAGTGCATGAAGGAATTCGTCGAATCGAGCCGGGTCGTGTGGATATTTCGGCTGCAAATGGCCCTGCAGACCGACCACGTCGATCTTCACGCCGGCATTTTTGAGATCGGCGACCAACTTCAGTAGCCCACGACGAACGGCCAGCCCGAGCTCGTCATCGCGTTCGGTCTGTGCCTCGTTCAATACGAATTTGGTGGTGGGGTCGATCCGCGCGGCGCGTTCGAACGCGCGCCGAATGTATTCGGGGCCGAAGGCGTCGTACCAGGGGCCAACGCGGAAGTCGCCGGGCGCGTGATGCCCAGGCCAGAATGGCTCGTTGACGATGTCCCACGACTGGAACCGTCCCGAATATCGGGCGATGACTTCGTCGATGTAGGAATCGAAAAAGATGCGTCGTTCGCCGACGGTCATGTTTTTTATCCATGGCGGAACCCATTCGTTCCATATGAGGCAATGGCCACGCAGGGGAATTTTGTGCAAATCGCAGAACGCGAGCATCCGGTCGGCGCTTTCAAAATGTTTGGGGCCCGGTTGTGGCGCAACCCTTCCCACCTTCAGCGCGACATCGGTCGTGATAATGTTCGTTTGCGTGACGTAAAGGTCGCGATACGCTGCATCGGTATCGATCACCTCTGCCGCTGCTGCGCCAAATAAATAGCCATTCGCGGCAGCAATCGAGCCAAGACTCGGTGCTGGCGCGCCCGCAGCAATTCGTCCGTTCGCCGCGGCGATACCGGCTGCGGCCATTTGCAAAAGGCGGCGGCGTGAAGTTGCGATCATTTGAGCTGCTCGCGTTCGTGAACGTGCCCACCATCGTTGCGTTGCAATATCGCGATTTTATGGCGATGAACGGCAGCGGCGAGGAGTTGTCGCTTGCGGGAAATCGAGAGCGCTCACCTAAAATTGGATTCGATACCACAGCAGCTTAAGTTATCTTCGGCTATTGTACGTACTCTGCTGGGATATGGCACTCTGCCGAGTGAGTGCGCGCCTACGTGTTGTGGGGGCCTTTGTGGACGCCCGGAAGGCAGCGGCCGTCGGTTCGAGGCCGAACGCGAAGTGGACGGTGTCAAGGCGGACGACGCAGTGAATGAGGAAAGTCATTCAGGCTAGGTGCTGTTATAGCCGGGCGTCGGAGTGCCCGCGTTTCGCCTATGAATGTCCTGCAGTCGCATCGCGAATGGGAACGCAGAACTCATTCTCGGGTTGTTGCAACGTCGGTAACAAGAGAGATCGAAAGTGATTAGATTCGCGGCGGCGACCGCGGCTTTGGCCCTTGATGCGGCGTCATTCGGCCTAGTCCCGCTAGTTGTGAGGCCAGCGGGGTTCGCCGCGTTTTCTAGTTCGAAAAACCTTGTTCATTTGCACGCTATCTTCTACAGCTCCTGCAGAGTGCCAAGCGCCTGGTCTTGATCTACCGATCGATTACGGCCTCGGCGCGCACGCGCCTCTGAACAATGGGCGGGCCAGCGTAACGAAATCGAGCTGGAATGTAACCGCCCCTGTTTAGGGCGTCTCGGCAGCCCGTTCAACTTGGCGCCAGATTCTATATTTCGATCAACATGATCTACCTCAAGTATATGTATGTTGCATGGACGACGATGTGAGCGACGAAGCGGATGTTGAGTTCGATCAGCCAGATGGGCCTCTCAGGCGCGGCTGGACCACGGGTAGCTGCGCAACTGCGGCGACGCGCGCTGCATATGAAACGTTGATTACCGGCGAATGCCCGGACTTTGTCGAAATCGAACTGCCTAGTCGCGCCCGTGTCGGCTTTGCCGTGGCCATGTCCGAACGCCACGATGGCACAGCAACCGCTGGTGTTTTGAAAGATGCCGGCGACGATCCCGACGTCACGCATGGTGCACTGATCAAGGCGACTGTCCGGCACGGAAAGCCTGGATCAGGTGTAGTTTTTGTCGCCGGCCCTGGGGTTGGCACCGTAACAAAACTTGGATTGCCGCTTGCTCCGGGCGAGCCGGCGATCAATCCAGTGCCACGCGAAATGATGCGAACGGCGGTCCGCGAAGTCGTTGCACGCTTTGATGCTTCGGGGGATGTCGTGGTCGAAATCTCGGTCCCGGGCGGCGAGGCGCTGGCCGCAAGGACTCTCAACGGGCGCCTGGGCATTCTCGGCGGCCTCTCGATCTTGGGAACGACGGGAATCGTAGTGCCGTATTCCTGCTCGGCATGGATCCACTCGATTTACCGCGGCATCGACGTCGCACGCGCCAGCGATCTCAAGCACATCGCCGGATCGACAGGGTCGACGTCAGAAGCCGCGGTGCAGAAGCTCTATGGCCTGACCGGCTCAGCGCTGATCGACATGGGCGATTTCGTCGGCGGCATGCTGAAATACGCTAAGCGTCACCCGGTGCCGCGCATCACCATCGCCGGCGGCTTTGCCAAAATGACCAAGCTCGGACAGGGCCTGCTCGACCTGCATTCGCGCGCCGGCAGCGTCGATACGGTCTGGCTGTCGACATTGCTGCGCGACGCCGGCGCGCCGAGCGATCTGGTCGAGCTCAGCCGCGACGCGAACACCGCGCTGTTGGTGCTGCGAGAGGCCGAACGCCGCAGCGTTCCGGTCGGCGAATTCGTAGCCAAGGCGGCATTCAAAACCGCCGCAAAGGTGCTCGACGGATCGCAAATCAAACTAGATGTCGCCGTGTTTGACCGCAACGGCAACATCGTCGGCCGCGCCGGCTAGACCACACCGCCGCGGAAGCGGCGGTGGTAGTCTGCGTCATACAGCGAGCTGTCTCTGAAATCGCTGGCTGCCAGGACCTTGCCGACAAGGATCAGCGCAGTGCGCTCAATGGTGGTTCCGGCGACGGCGGCGGCGATGGTCCCGAGCGTGCCGCGCAAGATCTGTTCATCGGGCCAACTGGCACGAAACACGATCGCCACTGGACAATCGGCGCCATAGGCAGGCAGCAACTCCGCGACGACCTTTTCGATAACGTGGATCGACAGATGGATTGCCAGCGTAGCGCCGGTCGCGCCGAACGCCGCCAGGGTCTCGCCTTCCGGCATGGCGGAAGCGCGGCCGGAGGTGCGGGTGAGTATCAGCGACTGCGCCACTTCAGGAAGGGTCAATTCTTTAGCCAGCGCAGCGGCCGCGGCGGCAAAGGCGGGCACGCCGGGCGTAATGGTGTAAGGAATTCCCAGAGCGTCGAGCCGACGCAGCTGCTCGCCGAGCGCACTCCAGATCGACAGGTCCCCGGAATGCAGCCGTGCCACGTCCTGGCCTTCGACAACGGCTCGGGAGATTTCCGCGATAATGTCGTCGAGCGCTAGACCTGACGTATCCAGGATGCGGGCGCCAGGCGGGCAGTGGTCCAGCAACGCCGTTGGCACCAACGAGCCAGCATAGAGGCAGACCGGGCAGGCCGCGATCAGGTCCCGTCCGCGCAGCGTGATGAGATCGGATGCGCCAGGACCAGCGCCGATGAAATGAACTGTCATGAACCTTCCCCCAGCGCGATAGCACAAGTGACCCTGCCTGCCGCGAGCCGTGCGCCTAACAGCCGGGCATTGCGGCCCGCACCGACCAATGCCGCGGCCTCCGCGATCGCAGCCGTGCCCTTCAGTGCCAGGACCCGCGGAGAGCGCGTTACCAGCAGGTGGTCGACGGCATCGAGCTCCGCCAGGGAGCAGCGGAGCAGCGGTAAAGACATGCCGCGCGCCGCGGCTACGACGCCGGGCTCGTCCGCCTTCGACGTCTCGGTTGCGATCGCTGTAAGCTCCGCCAGTGCCAGTCGGAAGTTGTCCAATGTGGCCTGAATCAACGAAACTATGTCCGCCGAGGACGTTCCACGTCCGCATCCGATGCCGGCCACGATCACGTCTTCCTCACCCGCCATTGCGTGACCGGCATCGCCGGTCGCCATCCATACATGCTGCCGATCCTGTCCGCCCTTGTCACTTGAAGGCGTACAAGCTCGCCACCGTGTTGGTGAAAAAGATTGGCTAGGCGTGACTCGGTTTCCAGCGACACGCCATTGACCACCAGCCGGCCCCTCGGCTTCAGTGCGTCCCATACGGCTTCGAACACGCCCTCATCGCCCATGCCTCCGCCGATGAACACGGCATCGGGGCGGGCAAGCCCGTGCAGCGCTCGCGGTGCCTCGCCCTGCACGATCCGCATATCCGGCACGCCCAGCGCAGCGGCGTTGCGAGCGGCGCGGTCGGCACGGTCGGTATGGGCCTCGATGCCAATTGCGCTCAGGGACGGATGGCGCAGTAGCCATTCGATCGCCACCGAGCCGGCGCCAACCCCGACGTCCCACAGCAACTCGCCATGACGCGGCTCCAGCGCGGACAGGGTCATCGCGCGGATCTCGCGTTTCGTGAGCTGGCCGTCGCTCTCGAAACAGGCATCATCAAGGCCGGGCGCGAAGGAAACAGTCATCGCGCCCGGCTCGCACAGCACCTCTACGGCAATCGTGTTGAGCGGATCGACATTTTCGATATGAAAATGGGCTGCCGTCCCGCTACGCCGCCGTTCGCGTAAGCCGCCCATGGCCTCCAGCACCGTGATGCGGGAATGACCCATGCCGCGCGCGGTCAGTAAGGCAGCAAGTCTGGCCGGCGTGGCGCCATCCCATGACAAAGCCAGTATTCGGGCGCCCGGCTGCAGATATCTGATGATGCCTTCTAGTGCGCGGCCATGCAGCGTTACCAGCGCGACATCCTGGAGCGCCCAGCCTACGCGCGCCGCGGCGAGGCTGTAGGCCGAAGGTTGCGGCAGGCAAACAAACTCGTCGGCTGCCACGATGGTGGCCAGTTGCTTGCCGATGCCAAAATGAAAAGGATCGCCGCTAGCCAGCACGGCGACGGGGCGGCCGCGATGAAGAGCAATCTCCTGCAGGGATGAATCGAGCGGATTCGACCAGGCGAGTTTGCGCCCCCGAACGAGATTGCCGGCCATTTCGAGATGCCGTGTGCCGCCCACGACCAGTTCGGCCGACGAGACCAGGCGGCGCGCTACGGAAGACAGTCCATCAAGACCGTCCTCACCGATGCCGACGATGGACAGCCAAGTCGGCATTGTGCAAGTTGCGGCTTCAGTTTTCATGCGGGGTTTCCCGATGCGTGTTCTCGTTCTCGGCGGCTCCGCCGAATCCTCCGAGTTGTCCCGCCTGCTCGCGGCCGACGACAGGTTTGACGCCACCCTGTCGCTGGCCGGGCGCACCGTAAATCCCAAGGCACAGCCGGTGCCCATGCGCACCGGTGGTTTTGGCGGCGTCGACGGCCTGGTGGCCTGGCTGAAAGCCCACGCGACCGACGCGACGATCGACGCAACCCACCCCTATGCCGCGCGTATCTCGGCCAACGCCGTGGCTGCCTGCCGGCTGCTCGGCATTCCGCTGGCGTCGATCGACCGGCCGATGTGGCAGCAGACCCCCGGCGATAATTGGCTGTGCGTACCCAGCGCCGCCGACGCGGCGGCTACATTGGGCACGACGCCGCGCCGCGTCCTGCTCACGGTCGGGCGGCTCGAGATCGGTGCCTTCGCTGCTTCGCCACAACATCATTATGTCGCCCGCATGGTTGATCCGCCCGGAGACATCGCTCTGCCGCCTGATCTCCGCTTGCTGTTTGCAAGGGGGCCGTTCGACGAGGTGTCGGAGGCCGCCTTGATCGAAAGCGAAGCGATCGACGTGATCGTATCGAAGAATTCCGGCGGCGCCGCAGCCTATGCGAAGGTTGCTGCAGCACGCAAACGTGGGATCCCGGTGGTCATGATCGCACGCCCGCACAAACCGCGCGGCGAGACGCTGCAAAACGCCGCTGCCGCGATCCTCTGGCTTGAGCAGCAGCTGGCCCATCAGGGCCTGCCGCGTTCTGCACGGGGCGTATAGACCCACGGCGAGCGGTTGTCGCGCGTCAGCAGCCGTGTCGCCGACGCGCCGATGATTACCAGTGTGCGCATGTCGACGAGGCTCGTATCGACATCCGTCAGCGACGTGGTGACGACGCGGACATCGGGCATGGCGGCGTTGCGGACAAGCAGCACCACGGTCTCCGGTGATTTTTTCTCCCGCAACAGATCGAACGCGCGCTTGATCTGGTGCGGTCGCGCGGTCGAGGCCGGATTGTAAAGCGCGATCACGAAATCGCCGTCGGCGGCGGCCGACAGGCGCCGCTCGATGGTCTCCCAGGATTTGAGATTGTCCGACAGCGAGATCGCGCAAAAATCGCCGCCGAGAGGCGCGCCGACTTCGGCCGCTGCAGCCAGCATCGCGGTGATGCCCGGTTCGACCCGGACATCGATCTGTCGCCAAGAGGGGTCGCCGGCTTCGATCGCCTCGAACACCGCTGCGGCCATCGCGAACACGCCGGGATCTCCACCAGACACTACCGCGACGTGCCGGCCTTCAGCGGCAAGCATCAGCGCGTGGCGCGCCCGGTCGATCTCGACGCGGTTGCCGGAGCCATGCCGCGTCTGCGCCGCATTGGCCTGGGAAATGCGGTCGAGGTAGACGCTGTAGCCGATCAGGTCGGTCGCACCCGCGATCGCCTCCGCCGCCGACGGGGTCAAATACCTCGCGGATCCCGGGCCAAGTCCGACGACAACGAGGGAGCCGCTCACAGCCGTCGCCCCTGTCCGGGAATTAGAACCATCGAAAAGTAGGGCGCTACGCCTTTGCTGCACTCGGACAGGGGCATGATGCGTTCTTCCAGCATGGTGCCGCGCACCACGTAGATTGCCCGCGACAGCAGTCCGGCCGCAGTGACAGCGCGGCGAATCTTTTCGA is drawn from Nitrobacteraceae bacterium AZCC 2146 and contains these coding sequences:
- a CDS encoding endo-1,4-beta-xylanase (product_source=KO:K01181; cath_funfam=3.20.20.80; cleavage_site_network=SignalP-noTM; cog=COG3693; ko=KO:K01181; pfam=PF00331; smart=SM00633; superfamily=51445), whose translation is MIATSRRRLLQMAAAGIAAANGRIAAGAPAPSLGSIAAANGYLFGAAAAEVIDTDAAYRDLYVTQTNIITTDVALKVGRVAPQPGPKHFESADRMLAFCDLHKIPLRGHCLIWNEWVPPWIKNMTVGERRIFFDSYIDEVIARYSGRFQSWDIVNEPFWPGHHAPGDFRVGPWYDAFGPEYIRRAFERAARIDPTTKFVLNEAQTERDDELGLAVRRGLLKLVADLKNAGVKIDVVGLQGHLQPKYPHDPARFDEFLHALAGLGVDIYITEFDVLDDTFPDDLEARDQAVAKTAQQFLETTLRHPAVKALITWELADNYSFYRGIARQKNPMTTRLPRPLPYDDRLQRKPLWDAIAQAFENSRRPDRSTNGPAR
- a CDS encoding precorrin-4/cobalt-precorrin-4 C11-methyltransferase (product_source=KO:K05936; cath_funfam=3.30.950.10,3.40.1010.10; cog=COG2875; ko=KO:K05936; pfam=PF00590; superfamily=53790; tigrfam=TIGR01465) — translated: MTVHFIGAGPGASDLITLRGRDLIAACPVCLYAGSLVPTALLDHCPPGARILDTSGLALDDIIAEISRAVVEGQDVARLHSGDLSIWSALGEQLRRLDALGIPYTITPGVPAFAAAAAALAKELTLPEVAQSLILTRTSGRASAMPEGETLAAFGATGATLAIHLSIHVIEKVVAELLPAYGADCPVAIVFRASWPDEQILRGTLGTIAAAVAGTTIERTALILVGKVLAASDFRDSSLYDADYHRRFRGGVV
- a CDS encoding Zn-dependent protease (product_source=COG1994; cog=COG1994; pfam=PF02163; transmembrane_helix_parts=Outside_1_9,TMhelix_10_32,Inside_33_52,TMhelix_53_75,Outside_76_94,TMhelix_95_117,Inside_118_137,TMhelix_138_156,Outside_157_178,TMhelix_179_196,Inside_197_208,TMhelix_209_226,Outside_227_228); protein product: MLSSVTMYQISTWLLPLLIAITFHEAAHAFVARHLGDDTASKLGRVTLNPIKHIDPFGTILLPAILLLSHAPFLFGYAKPVPVNFRALRTPRLDMVWVAAAGPATNILLATLAALAFHLIGYVPNGAGQWTADNLKNALIINVVLAVFNMLPLPPLDGGRIAVGLLPDVLALPLARLERFGMLILVGILIILPMLGRQTGLNLDFISQILRVSTNFVLGLILLVTGNA
- a CDS encoding hypothetical protein (product_source=Hypo-rule applied; superfamily=53335); the protein is MRLSKTVTKTALLLKKRTPRLYAAIRNNAPHRLRSIINEKMTVDSLGADSPKQVFTNIFRRNWWNNSESRSGWGAELNRTVSVRAELKDFAHRHSIRSLLDAPCGDFHWMRHVNWPSSFKYIGADIVHDLIIENRRKYPNIEFLELDVLRDRLPEIDAWLARDLMIHFPDEAIWIVINQFRRSSIRYLLATTYPNAQQNTDIKYGQVRHLNLCAPPFNLPQPFEILREDDDPRTGRIIGVWRRSDIE
- a CDS encoding precorrin-6Y C5,15-methyltransferase (decarboxylating) (product_source=KO:K00595; cath_funfam=3.40.1010.10,3.40.50.150; cog=COG2241,COG2242; ko=KO:K00595; pfam=PF00590,PF02390; superfamily=53335,53790; tigrfam=TIGR02467,TIGR02469) encodes the protein MKTEAATCTMPTWLSIVGIGEDGLDGLSSVARRLVSSAELVVGGTRHLEMAGNLVRGRKLAWSNPLDSSLQEIALHRGRPVAVLASGDPFHFGIGKQLATIVAADEFVCLPQPSAYSLAAARVGWALQDVALVTLHGRALEGIIRYLQPGARILALSWDGATPARLAALLTARGMGHSRITVLEAMGGLRERRRSGTAAHFHIENVDPLNTIAVEVLCEPGAMTVSFAPGLDDACFESDGQLTKREIRAMTLSALEPRHGELLWDVGVGAGSVAIEWLLRHPSLSAIGIEAHTDRADRAARNAAALGVPDMRIVQGEAPRALHGLARPDAVFIGGGMGDEGVFEAVWDALKPRGRLVVNGVSLETESRLANLFHQHGGELVRLQVTRADRIGSMYGWRPAMPVTQWRVRKT
- a CDS encoding CRP-like cAMP-binding protein (product_source=COG0664; cath_funfam=1.10.10.10,2.60.120.10; cog=COG0664; pfam=PF00027,PF13545; smart=SM00100,SM00419; superfamily=46785,51206): MMEPTTRVGNRLLAALPAADFDLLAPHLRKVSLERDAVLVRSGDRFEQIYFPLSGTIAFIMDMPNGQTVATAVIGNEGAVGILSALGPSRSPVTAVVRVAGTSLQISPRGFQAALGRSDAIKHVVQIYTRALLTQFQHVAACNALHSVEARLARWLLHIHDRVDSEFLPLTQEALSELLGVRRTTVTHVVHKLRTSRAIRSNRRGLIEIDRPRLEAAACECYEVMRRRIDRIVSPEGMKPHIHAPPVHKIPRARDPLFAKVDEAQRDTRTHEATSPRPRGH
- a CDS encoding FkbM family methyltransferase (product_source=TIGR01444; cath_funfam=3.40.50.150; pfam=PF05050; superfamily=53335; tigrfam=TIGR01444), with translation MLSPKTARFLLKYASSDPLKLADIVRRRAIEQFSTPPTGLTAMWFRGVQYEIDMSLHLVMKKYFFRTHEMFLERIFNRYLAAGKTFVDIGANCGYWSAYALPLVGQSGEVHAFEPVPQYFSFVRRLAELNPGYRIIANQVACGARPGALPMAVVGPRAENFDNYNTSIGSSSLAAGFLDHARELTENITVEVIAFDDYVRERKIDLDRVGLIKIDVEGFEAAVFDGMEGVLAKAGRKVPILCEILTDLHRPEPLDGRRVIERLEDRGYRCLDATHLRPIDRNALGFEENILCL
- a CDS encoding cobalt-precorrin-5B (C1)-methyltransferase (product_source=KO:K02188; cath_funfam=3.30.2110.10; cog=COG1903; ko=KO:K02188; pfam=PF01888; superfamily=111342; tigrfam=TIGR00312) produces the protein MDDDVSDEADVEFDQPDGPLRRGWTTGSCATAATRAAYETLITGECPDFVEIELPSRARVGFAVAMSERHDGTATAGVLKDAGDDPDVTHGALIKATVRHGKPGSGVVFVAGPGVGTVTKLGLPLAPGEPAINPVPREMMRTAVREVVARFDASGDVVVEISVPGGEALAARTLNGRLGILGGLSILGTTGIVVPYSCSAWIHSIYRGIDVARASDLKHIAGSTGSTSEAAVQKLYGLTGSALIDMGDFVGGMLKYAKRHPVPRITIAGGFAKMTKLGQGLLDLHSRAGSVDTVWLSTLLRDAGAPSDLVELSRDANTALLVLREAERRSVPVGEFVAKAAFKTAAKVLDGSQIKLDVAVFDRNGNIVGRAG
- a CDS encoding cobalt-precorrin 5A hydrolase (product_source=KO:K02189; cog=COG2073; ko=KO:K02189; pfam=PF01890; superfamily=159664) → MATGDAGHAMAGEEDVIVAGIGCGRGTSSADIVSLIQATLDNFRLALAELTAIATETSKADEPGVVAAARGMSLPLLRCSLAELDAVDHLLVTRSPRVLALKGTAAIAEAAALVGAGRNARLLGARLAAGRVTCAIALGEGS